One segment of Salvia splendens isolate huo1 chromosome 20, SspV2, whole genome shotgun sequence DNA contains the following:
- the LOC121781708 gene encoding uncharacterized protein LOC121781708 — protein sequence MAKTVILVSSDGEWFEIAESVAAQSTVIGNNHGGDELVSGVPVKVLLEYLMAANYLDIKGLIDLVSQKIADSIEACKPEAEAREYDEFTSEGVVVYPDLFSSSI from the exons ATGGCGAAAACCGTAATCTTAGTGAGCTCCGACGGCGAGTGGTTCGAGATCGCTGAATCCGTGGCGGCGCAGTCAACAGTGATCGGGAAC AATCACGGCGGCGATGAGTTGGTGAGCGGCGTCCCCGTGAAAGTGCTCTTGGAGTATCTTATGGCTGCCAACTATCTCGACATCAAGGGTCTAATTGATCTCGTCTCGCAGAAGATCGCCGATTCAATCGAAGCCTGCAAACCGGAGGCGGAGGCGCGCGAATACG ATGAATTTACCAGTGAGGGTGTTGTTGTATATCCAGATTTGTTTAGTTCATCTATTTGA